One Saccharopolyspora erythraea NRRL 2338 genomic region harbors:
- the coxB gene encoding cytochrome c oxidase subunit II translates to MGLKEGTRVPRLVKVTGLIGLVGVAATGCTTNEVLRFGWPQGVTPQAESMRQLWTWSVIAALAVGVLVWGLIFWSVAFHRKKSEELPRQFQYNLPLEIIYSAIPFVMVVVLFYFTAVTQNYVLAKPANPDVKVNVVSFQWNWEFNYPGYKTPDGQPVRTVGSSEEIPLLVLPTDSSVEYHLSSTDVIHSFFVPEFHFKRDTFPHPDKNNQDNVFQNTIDREGSFVGRCAELCGTYHSMMNFEVRALSKDKFDQYMQLRTRINPQTGSPYTASEALGEMKCGELCAPRAVTGVPFDTERTGGKPSGIGTAN, encoded by the coding sequence GTGGGCCTGAAGGAGGGGACCCGAGTGCCACGGCTGGTCAAGGTCACTGGGCTGATCGGCCTGGTAGGTGTCGCGGCAACGGGCTGCACGACCAACGAGGTCCTGCGGTTCGGCTGGCCGCAGGGTGTCACCCCGCAGGCCGAGTCGATGCGCCAGCTCTGGACCTGGTCTGTGATCGCGGCTCTCGCGGTCGGTGTGCTCGTGTGGGGGCTGATCTTCTGGTCGGTCGCCTTCCACCGCAAGAAGAGCGAGGAGCTGCCCAGGCAGTTCCAGTACAACCTGCCGCTGGAGATCATCTACTCGGCGATCCCGTTCGTGATGGTCGTGGTGCTGTTCTACTTCACCGCGGTCACCCAGAACTACGTGCTGGCCAAACCGGCCAACCCGGACGTCAAGGTCAACGTGGTGTCCTTCCAGTGGAACTGGGAGTTCAACTACCCGGGCTACAAGACGCCGGACGGGCAGCCGGTGCGGACCGTGGGCAGCAGCGAGGAGATCCCGCTGCTGGTCCTGCCGACCGACTCCAGCGTCGAGTACCACCTGTCGTCGACCGACGTCATCCACTCGTTCTTCGTGCCGGAGTTTCACTTCAAGCGGGACACCTTCCCGCACCCGGACAAGAACAACCAGGACAACGTCTTCCAGAACACGATCGACCGCGAGGGTTCGTTCGTCGGGCGGTGCGCGGAGCTGTGCGGCACCTACCACTCGATGATGAACTTCGAGGTCCGCGCGCTCTCGAAGGACAAGTTCGACCAGTACATGCAGCTGCGGACGCGCATCAACCCGCAGACCGGCAGCCCGTACACCGCCTCCGAGGCGCTCGGGGAGATGAAGTGCGGCGAGCTGTGCGCCCCGCGGGCTGTCACCGGCGTCCCGTTCGACACCGAGCGCACCGGTGGCAAGCCCTCGGGCATCGGGACAGCCAACTGA
- a CDS encoding cytochrome c oxidase subunit 4: MKVEAKIFNYITFFFFLSAIVYGFWAKEPVGTVALILVGGLSLLIGTYFQFVARRIEPRPEDNDDAEISDGAGELGFFSPGSYWPVGLAAAAAFAGVALAFFHVWMIVIAVAVVLIMVAGLVFEYHTGPNHD, from the coding sequence ATGAAGGTCGAAGCGAAGATCTTCAACTACATCACCTTCTTCTTCTTCCTGTCGGCGATCGTCTACGGGTTCTGGGCGAAGGAGCCGGTGGGCACGGTGGCGCTGATCCTGGTCGGCGGGCTGTCGCTGCTGATCGGCACGTACTTCCAGTTCGTGGCCCGGCGCATCGAGCCCCGTCCGGAGGACAACGACGACGCCGAGATCAGCGACGGCGCTGGCGAGCTGGGCTTCTTCAGCCCGGGCAGCTACTGGCCGGTGGGCCTGGCGGCGGCCGCGGCGTTCGCCGGTGTCGCGCTGGCGTTCTTCCACGTGTGGATGATCGTGATCGCCGTCGCGGTGGTCCTGATCATGGTCGCGGGCCTGGTCTTCGAGTACCACACCGGACCGAACCACGACTGA
- a CDS encoding Lrp/AsnC family transcriptional regulator: protein MITAIVLIQTAAERLTEAAQEIADLEGVAEVYSCAGDVDLIAVLRVSDHEKVADIVPGRINKVTGVLDTDTHIAFRSYSRQDTEAGFSLGMEDE, encoded by the coding sequence GTGATCACCGCGATCGTGCTGATCCAGACCGCCGCCGAGCGCCTGACCGAGGCCGCTCAGGAAATCGCCGACCTGGAGGGCGTGGCGGAGGTGTACTCCTGCGCGGGCGACGTCGACCTGATCGCCGTCCTGCGGGTCAGCGACCACGAGAAGGTCGCCGACATCGTCCCCGGCCGGATCAACAAGGTCACCGGCGTCCTCGACACCGACACCCACATCGCGTTCCGCTCGTACTCGCGCCAGGACACCGAGGCCGGCTTCTCCCTCGGCATGGAGGACGAGTGA
- the trpD gene encoding anthranilate phosphoribosyltransferase, with protein MAGSWAALLGHLVAGNDLSAEDTAWAMDLVMTGEATPARVAAFVVALRAKGETPAEVRGMADAMLSHSRPLEIRRRAVDIVGTGGDRSGSVNISTMASIVVAAAGVPVVKHGNRAASSKCGTADVLEALGVAIDLPPEGVRRCVEDLGIGFCFAPVFHPAMRHAAGPRREIGIPTAFNVLGPLTNPARPSAGLIGCGDQRMAPVMAEVFAARGGSVLLVRGDDGMDEITTTTTTTVWVVQGGTVTEESIDPAEFGIGYSTPAELQGGDAEVNAEVVRRLVAGEAGPVRDAVLLNAAGALAAFEGPGTDLRGRLGADVERVAAAIDSGAAADLLDRWAKRSTEIMRESE; from the coding sequence ATGGCTGGAAGCTGGGCAGCACTGCTGGGGCACCTGGTGGCCGGGAACGACCTCTCGGCCGAGGACACCGCCTGGGCCATGGACCTGGTGATGACCGGGGAGGCCACGCCCGCGCGGGTGGCGGCCTTCGTGGTCGCGCTGCGCGCCAAGGGCGAGACGCCCGCGGAGGTGCGCGGCATGGCCGATGCCATGCTCTCCCATTCGCGCCCGCTGGAGATCCGGCGCCGGGCGGTGGACATCGTCGGCACCGGCGGCGACCGGTCCGGCAGCGTCAACATCTCCACGATGGCCTCGATCGTGGTGGCCGCGGCCGGCGTCCCGGTCGTCAAGCACGGCAACCGCGCGGCGTCGTCGAAGTGCGGCACCGCCGACGTGCTCGAGGCGCTGGGCGTGGCCATCGACCTGCCGCCCGAGGGCGTGCGGCGCTGCGTGGAGGACCTCGGCATCGGCTTCTGCTTCGCCCCGGTGTTCCACCCGGCGATGCGCCACGCCGCGGGCCCGCGCCGCGAGATCGGCATCCCCACCGCGTTCAACGTGCTCGGCCCGCTGACCAACCCCGCCCGCCCGTCGGCCGGTCTCATCGGCTGCGGCGACCAGCGGATGGCGCCGGTGATGGCCGAGGTCTTCGCAGCCCGTGGCGGGTCGGTCCTGCTGGTCCGCGGTGACGACGGCATGGACGAGATCACCACCACCACGACCACGACGGTGTGGGTGGTCCAGGGCGGCACCGTGACCGAGGAGAGCATCGACCCCGCCGAGTTCGGCATCGGCTACAGCACGCCCGCCGAGCTGCAGGGCGGCGACGCCGAGGTCAACGCCGAGGTCGTGCGGCGCCTGGTGGCCGGGGAGGCCGGGCCGGTGCGCGACGCCGTGCTGCTCAACGCCGCGGGTGCGCTGGCGGCCTTCGAGGGCCCGGGCACCGACCTGCGCGGCAGGCTCGGCGCGGACGTGGAGCGCGTCGCGGCCGCGATCGACTCCGGCGCCGCGGCCGACCTGCTCGACCGGTGGGCGAAGCGCTCCACCGAGATCATGCGCGAGAGCGAGTGA
- a CDS encoding cytochrome c oxidase subunit 3 — MRRVTTAAPSISQRVHSLNRPNMVSVGTIVWLASELMFFAGLFAMFFTVKAQNEGEWPPPPTHLNLPYALPFTIILVASSFTCQWGVFAAERGDVYGLRRWYVITLIMGTVFVLGQAGEYYQLITEHHTTIASSAYGTVFYMTTGFHGLHVIGGLIAFVFLIVRTRLSKFTPAQAIAAIVVSYYWHFVDIVWIGLFAVIYLVP; from the coding sequence ATGCGTCGCGTGACAACGGCAGCGCCCTCAATCAGTCAACGCGTGCACTCGCTGAACCGCCCGAACATGGTCAGCGTGGGCACCATCGTTTGGTTGGCCAGCGAGCTGATGTTCTTCGCTGGGCTCTTCGCCATGTTCTTCACGGTGAAGGCGCAGAACGAGGGCGAGTGGCCGCCACCGCCCACCCACCTGAACCTCCCGTACGCCCTCCCGTTCACGATCATCCTGGTGGCGTCCTCGTTCACCTGCCAGTGGGGCGTGTTCGCGGCCGAGCGCGGAGACGTCTACGGACTCCGCCGCTGGTACGTCATCACGCTGATCATGGGAACGGTCTTCGTGCTGGGGCAGGCGGGTGAGTACTACCAGCTCATCACCGAGCACCACACGACGATCGCCTCGTCGGCCTACGGGACGGTCTTCTACATGACGACCGGCTTCCACGGGCTGCACGTCATCGGCGGGCTGATCGCGTTCGTCTTCCTGATCGTCCGGACGAGGCTCAGCAAGTTCACCCCGGCGCAGGCCATCGCGGCCATCGTCGTGTCGTACTACTGGCACTTCGTGGACATCGTGTGGATCGGGCTGTTCGCCGTGATCTACCTCGTCCCCTGA
- a CDS encoding c-type cytochrome, producing the protein MTTIKKRNRAGSKLRRRISGALALGIALISAGGLYTVLTPEPQTAHAAADPALVRQGEQLYSNACISCHGSNLQGVQDRGPSLVGVGEAAVHFQVATGRMPMVRQEAQAMRKPPKFSPEEIDALAAYVQTYGGGPESPKQTGEQLWGANPARGGELFRLNCASCHNFTGRGIAMSSGKYAPNLHEATEQDIYNAMLTGPQNMPKFSDRQLTPEEKKDIIAYVKSVSNGNNNPGGNDLGGYGPASEMVIAWVVGIGALIGITLWIGARA; encoded by the coding sequence ATGACCACCATCAAGAAACGGAACCGCGCGGGCTCGAAGCTACGTCGGCGGATCTCCGGTGCGCTGGCGCTGGGCATCGCACTGATCAGCGCCGGCGGGCTCTACACCGTCCTGACCCCCGAGCCCCAGACCGCGCACGCCGCGGCGGACCCGGCGCTGGTCAGGCAGGGCGAACAGCTCTACAGCAACGCCTGCATCAGCTGCCACGGCTCCAACCTGCAGGGCGTGCAGGACCGCGGGCCGAGCCTGGTGGGCGTCGGCGAGGCGGCGGTGCACTTCCAGGTCGCGACCGGCCGGATGCCGATGGTCCGCCAGGAGGCGCAGGCCATGCGCAAGCCCCCGAAGTTCTCGCCGGAGGAGATCGACGCCCTGGCGGCGTATGTTCAGACCTACGGGGGTGGACCGGAGTCGCCGAAGCAGACCGGCGAGCAGCTCTGGGGCGCCAACCCCGCTCGGGGCGGTGAGCTGTTCCGGCTCAACTGCGCCTCGTGCCACAACTTCACGGGCCGCGGCATCGCGATGTCGTCCGGCAAGTACGCGCCGAACCTGCACGAGGCGACCGAGCAGGACATCTACAACGCGATGCTCACCGGGCCCCAGAACATGCCGAAGTTCTCCGACCGGCAGCTCACCCCGGAGGAGAAGAAGGACATCATCGCCTACGTCAAGTCGGTGAGCAACGGCAACAACAACCCGGGCGGCAACGACCTGGGTGGTTACGGGCCGGCATCCGAGATGGTGATCGCCTGGGTGGTCGGGATCGGCGCGCTGATCGGCATCACCCTGTGGATCGGAGCCAGGGCATGA
- a CDS encoding ubiquinol-cytochrome c reductase iron-sulfur subunit, which produces MSEQQKREYTEAELAEMSRDEKVRLGVELDDVELVEYRDRWPVKNTRAERRAERAVAAWFMLAGLSALAFLAAFIFWPWGYADPLTQPREYFIYSLYTPLVGTFLGLSVLAVGFGAVLYAKKFIPHEVAVQQRHDGHPSEEIDRQTAAALLADAGDRSGIARRSMIKRTAGFGAGALGLGAGVVAIGGFVRNPWANEGPDSLQHTPWMSENGEKVYLRRSTGNSHDISLVRPEDIDAGGFETVYPFRESERHDEHALSAAFRKGDAPVMLIRLRPGSAPIKRKGQEDFNYGDYYAYSKICTHVGCPTSLFEQQTGRLLCPCHQSQFDVVNTYAKPVFGPATRSLPQLPITVDEEGYFVAKHDFIEPVGPAYWERKA; this is translated from the coding sequence ATGAGTGAGCAGCAGAAGAGGGAATACACCGAGGCCGAGCTGGCCGAGATGAGCCGCGACGAGAAGGTCCGGCTCGGGGTCGAGCTCGACGACGTCGAACTCGTCGAGTACCGCGACCGCTGGCCGGTCAAGAACACCCGCGCCGAGCGCCGCGCCGAGCGCGCGGTCGCCGCGTGGTTCATGCTCGCCGGCCTGTCGGCACTGGCCTTCCTGGCCGCGTTCATCTTCTGGCCCTGGGGCTACGCCGACCCGCTGACCCAGCCGCGCGAGTACTTCATCTACTCGCTCTACACCCCGCTGGTCGGGACCTTCCTCGGCCTGTCGGTGCTGGCGGTGGGCTTCGGCGCGGTGCTCTACGCCAAGAAGTTCATCCCGCACGAGGTCGCGGTGCAGCAGCGCCACGACGGCCACCCGTCCGAGGAGATCGACCGCCAGACGGCGGCCGCGCTGCTGGCCGACGCCGGCGACCGCAGCGGCATCGCCCGCCGGTCGATGATCAAGCGCACCGCGGGCTTCGGCGCGGGCGCGCTGGGCCTGGGCGCCGGCGTGGTGGCCATCGGCGGGTTCGTCCGCAACCCGTGGGCCAACGAGGGCCCGGACTCGCTGCAGCACACCCCGTGGATGTCGGAGAACGGCGAGAAGGTCTACCTGCGCCGCAGCACCGGAAACTCGCACGACATCTCCCTGGTGCGCCCGGAAGACATCGACGCGGGCGGCTTCGAGACGGTCTACCCGTTCCGCGAGTCCGAGCGCCACGACGAGCACGCGCTCAGCGCGGCGTTCCGCAAGGGTGACGCCCCGGTCATGCTGATCCGCCTGCGCCCGGGCAGCGCGCCCATCAAGCGCAAGGGCCAGGAGGACTTCAACTACGGCGACTACTACGCCTACTCGAAGATCTGCACGCACGTCGGCTGCCCGACCTCGCTGTTCGAGCAGCAGACCGGCCGGTTGCTCTGCCCCTGCCACCAGTCGCAGTTCGACGTGGTCAACACCTACGCCAAGCCGGTCTTCGGCCCGGCGACCCGATCCCTGCCCCAGCTACCGATCACGGTGGACGAAGAGGGATATTTTGTGGCGAAGCACGACTTCATCGAGCCGGTCGGCCCGGCGTATTGGGAGCGCAAGGCATGA
- a CDS encoding cytochrome b produces the protein MSSITTPTKSESAVYKKAATAADELDQRFRFAKGMRRQLNKVFPTHWSFLLGEIALYSFVLLLLTGVWLTLFFDPSMEEVVYDGVYRNLQGVEMSKAFASTLDISFEVRGGLFIRQLHHWAALIFVASMMAHMARIFFTGAFRKPRESNWTIGALLLILGMFEGFFGYSLPDDLLSGTGIRATLSGIVLSIPLLGTWLHWALFGGEFPGMEIIPRLYVLHVLLIPGIMLGLIAAHLALVWYQKHTQFPGVRRKETNVVGIRIMPTFAVKGGSLFAVVTGVLAIMSGLFQINPIWNLGPYNASQVSAASQPDWYLAWADGILRVWPAWELYLGPYTVPPVFFAGAIGMGILFTVLIAYPAIERKLSKDDAHHNLLQRPRDVPVRTSLGMMALSFFMVLMISGNNDVIAFQFNISLNAMTWFGRLGLLLLPPIAYWVTYRICLGLQRADREVLEHGVETGIIKRLPHGEFIEIHQPLGPVDEHGHPEELPYQGAPVPKKMNKLGAAGHPVPGSLLKPDPQEETEALERALHEDAEREREEREQRELISGKPKVD, from the coding sequence ATGAGTTCGATCACGACGCCCACGAAATCGGAGAGTGCCGTCTACAAGAAGGCGGCCACGGCCGCGGACGAACTCGACCAGCGCTTCCGGTTCGCCAAGGGCATGCGGCGCCAGCTGAACAAGGTCTTCCCGACGCACTGGTCGTTCCTGCTCGGTGAGATCGCCCTCTACAGCTTCGTCCTGCTGCTGCTGACCGGTGTCTGGTTGACGCTGTTCTTCGACCCCTCGATGGAGGAGGTCGTCTACGACGGCGTCTACCGGAACCTGCAGGGCGTGGAGATGTCCAAGGCCTTCGCCAGCACGCTCGACATCTCGTTCGAGGTGCGCGGGGGCCTGTTCATCCGGCAGCTGCACCACTGGGCCGCGCTGATCTTCGTCGCCTCGATGATGGCCCACATGGCGCGCATCTTCTTCACGGGTGCGTTCCGCAAGCCGCGCGAGAGCAACTGGACCATCGGCGCCCTGCTGCTGATCCTGGGCATGTTCGAGGGCTTCTTCGGCTACTCGCTTCCCGACGACCTGCTCTCGGGCACCGGTATCCGCGCGACCCTGTCGGGCATCGTGCTCTCGATCCCGCTGCTGGGCACCTGGCTGCACTGGGCGCTGTTCGGCGGCGAGTTCCCGGGCATGGAGATCATCCCGCGGCTGTACGTGCTGCACGTGCTGCTGATCCCGGGCATCATGCTCGGCCTGATCGCGGCGCACCTGGCGCTGGTCTGGTACCAGAAGCACACCCAGTTCCCGGGCGTGCGGCGCAAGGAGACCAACGTCGTCGGCATCCGCATCATGCCGACCTTCGCGGTCAAGGGCGGTTCGCTGTTCGCGGTGGTCACAGGTGTCCTGGCGATCATGTCCGGGCTGTTCCAGATCAACCCGATCTGGAACCTCGGCCCGTACAACGCCTCGCAGGTGTCGGCGGCCTCGCAGCCCGACTGGTACCTGGCATGGGCCGACGGCATCCTGCGCGTCTGGCCCGCGTGGGAGCTCTACCTCGGGCCGTACACGGTGCCACCGGTGTTCTTCGCCGGTGCCATCGGTATGGGCATCCTGTTCACCGTGCTGATCGCCTACCCGGCGATCGAGCGCAAGCTGAGCAAGGACGACGCCCACCACAACCTGCTGCAGCGTCCGCGCGACGTGCCGGTCCGCACCAGCCTCGGCATGATGGCGCTGTCGTTCTTCATGGTGTTGATGATCTCGGGCAACAACGACGTCATCGCGTTCCAGTTCAACATCTCGCTGAACGCCATGACGTGGTTCGGCAGGCTGGGCCTGCTGCTGCTCCCGCCGATCGCCTACTGGGTGACCTACCGGATCTGCCTGGGTCTGCAGCGGGCCGACCGCGAGGTGCTGGAGCACGGCGTTGAGACCGGCATCATCAAGCGGCTGCCGCACGGCGAGTTCATCGAGATCCACCAGCCGCTCGGCCCGGTGGACGAGCACGGCCACCCGGAGGAGCTGCCCTACCAGGGCGCTCCGGTGCCGAAGAAGATGAACAAGCTGGGCGCGGCGGGCCACCCGGTGCCGGGCAGCCTGCTCAAGCCGGACCCGCAGGAGGAGACCGAGGCGCTGGAGCGCGCGTTGCACGAGGACGCCGAGCGCGAGCGCGAGGAGCGCGAGCAGCGCGAGCTGATCTCGGGCAAGCCCAAGGTCGACTGA
- a CDS encoding maleylpyruvate isomerase family mycothiol-dependent enzyme → MTTIVRAHDVARTDHDHAADLLRPEVDAMRDLLGALTPEEWRRPTECTGWTVHDVVAHLVGNAENALDTELLAQRVREGTTRYAGRPRLDAMNEVAVDAWRDRPDDELLAEFDRLWPQVLQALPEMPEQARELRFDTGYPDVPPVSLGYVVDVILTRDMWMHRVDICRATGRTFAMHHHDRGVAEQVLRDLDDEWAGPPFVLELSGLVNGDWRIGDDAPEATVEGDAMEVMRGLSGRTSPDLTVMQGDSGVADPVRAARVLF, encoded by the coding sequence ATGACCACCATCGTCCGGGCCCACGACGTGGCGCGCACCGATCACGACCACGCCGCCGATCTCCTGCGGCCCGAGGTCGACGCGATGCGCGACCTGCTCGGCGCGCTGACGCCCGAGGAGTGGCGGCGGCCGACCGAGTGCACCGGCTGGACCGTGCACGACGTCGTCGCCCACCTGGTCGGCAACGCCGAGAACGCGCTCGACACCGAGCTGCTCGCACAGCGCGTCCGGGAGGGCACCACCAGGTACGCGGGCCGCCCGCGGCTGGACGCCATGAACGAGGTCGCCGTCGACGCCTGGCGGGACCGGCCCGACGACGAGCTCCTCGCCGAGTTCGACCGGCTGTGGCCGCAGGTGCTGCAGGCGCTGCCCGAGATGCCGGAGCAGGCGCGCGAGCTCCGGTTCGACACCGGCTACCCGGACGTGCCACCGGTGTCGCTGGGCTACGTCGTCGACGTCATCCTCACCCGCGACATGTGGATGCACCGCGTCGACATCTGCCGGGCGACCGGGCGCACGTTCGCGATGCACCACCACGACCGCGGCGTCGCCGAGCAGGTGCTGCGCGACCTCGACGACGAATGGGCCGGGCCGCCCTTCGTGCTGGAGCTCTCCGGCCTGGTCAACGGCGACTGGCGGATCGGCGACGACGCCCCGGAGGCCACCGTCGAGGGCGACGCCATGGAAGTCATGCGCGGCCTCTCGGGCCGCACCTCGCCCGACCTGACCGTGATGCAGGGCGACAGCGGCGTCGCGGACCCGGTCAGGGCGGCGCGGGTGCTGTTCTGA
- a CDS encoding DEDD exonuclease domain-containing protein encodes MTAHAQLSFDEIVPEVEVPLNEVTFVVVDLETTGGSNAQDAVTEIGAVKVRGGEVVGEFQTLVDPERDIPPSVVTITGITEAMVRDAPRLDSVLPAFLEFCRGSVLVAHNAPFDTGFLRAGCERLGLRWPKPKVVCTVRLARRVLTRDETPNYRLGTLAGVLGARTEPVHRALDDARATVDVLHALLERLGPIGVRTLEDLLGHLPDVTPLQRRKRGLADALPNASGVYLFRGPNEEVLYVGTATDLRRRVRQYFTAGEKRSRIKEMVGLAERIDHVVCAHPLEAEVRELRLLAAHQPRYNRRSKFPQRAWWVVLTDEPFPRLSVVRTPRPTALGPFASRRAAAEAVDALQEATKVRRCTERIPARDPRGRPCALYELQRCAAPCAGLQSAEDYAPEVIAISDVVAGLGTGVLHRLRAELERLSRAQRFEDAAVHRDRLAALVRSLDRGQRLSALAAVPELVAARPDGRGGWHLAVVRHGRLAAAGTARRGVPPMPVVDLLQASAETVTEGAGPLRGASPDEVRVVHRWLTTGGTRMVRCSQPWVEPARGAGAWHTWLERAVSGRTPYAAVD; translated from the coding sequence ATGACCGCCCACGCCCAGCTCAGCTTCGACGAGATCGTCCCCGAGGTCGAGGTCCCGCTGAACGAGGTCACCTTCGTGGTGGTCGACCTCGAGACCACCGGTGGCAGCAACGCCCAGGACGCGGTCACCGAGATCGGCGCGGTCAAGGTGCGCGGCGGCGAGGTGGTCGGCGAGTTCCAGACGCTGGTCGACCCGGAGCGCGACATCCCGCCGTCGGTGGTGACCATCACCGGCATCACCGAGGCCATGGTGCGCGACGCGCCGCGCCTGGACTCGGTGCTCCCGGCGTTCCTTGAGTTCTGCCGGGGCAGCGTCCTGGTGGCGCACAACGCGCCCTTCGACACCGGTTTCCTGCGCGCGGGTTGCGAGCGGCTCGGCCTGCGGTGGCCGAAGCCGAAGGTGGTGTGCACGGTCCGGCTGGCCCGCCGGGTGCTGACCAGGGACGAGACGCCCAACTACCGGCTCGGCACGCTCGCCGGCGTGCTGGGGGCGCGCACCGAGCCGGTGCACCGGGCGCTCGACGACGCCCGCGCGACCGTCGACGTCCTGCACGCCCTGCTCGAGCGGCTCGGCCCCATCGGGGTGCGCACGCTGGAGGACCTGCTCGGGCACCTGCCGGACGTCACCCCGCTGCAGCGGCGCAAGCGCGGGCTGGCCGACGCGCTGCCCAACGCATCCGGCGTGTACCTGTTCCGCGGGCCCAACGAAGAGGTGCTCTACGTCGGTACCGCGACCGACCTGCGCAGGCGCGTGCGGCAGTACTTCACGGCGGGCGAGAAGCGCAGCCGGATCAAGGAGATGGTCGGGCTCGCCGAACGGATCGACCACGTCGTCTGCGCCCACCCCCTGGAAGCGGAGGTGCGCGAGCTGCGGCTGCTCGCCGCGCACCAGCCGCGCTACAACCGGCGGTCGAAGTTCCCGCAGCGGGCGTGGTGGGTCGTGCTCACCGACGAGCCGTTCCCCCGGCTCTCCGTCGTGCGCACGCCGCGGCCGACCGCGCTGGGCCCGTTCGCCTCCCGGCGGGCCGCCGCCGAAGCCGTGGACGCGCTCCAGGAGGCCACCAAGGTACGGCGGTGCACCGAACGCATCCCCGCCAGGGACCCGCGCGGGCGTCCCTGCGCCCTCTACGAGCTCCAGCGCTGCGCCGCTCCCTGCGCCGGGCTGCAGAGCGCCGAGGACTACGCGCCGGAGGTGATCGCCATCAGCGACGTCGTCGCGGGGCTCGGCACCGGCGTGCTGCACCGCCTGCGCGCCGAGCTGGAGCGCCTGTCGCGGGCGCAGCGGTTCGAGGACGCCGCCGTGCACCGCGACCGGCTCGCCGCGCTGGTGCGATCCCTGGACCGCGGACAGCGGCTGTCGGCACTGGCCGCCGTTCCGGAGCTGGTCGCCGCCCGGCCCGACGGACGCGGCGGCTGGCACCTGGCCGTGGTCCGCCACGGCAGGCTGGCCGCCGCGGGCACCGCGCGCCGCGGCGTCCCGCCGATGCCGGTGGTCGACCTGCTCCAGGCGTCGGCCGAGACCGTCACCGAAGGGGCCGGGCCGCTGCGCGGCGCCTCGCCCGACGAGGTGCGCGTCGTCCACCGCTGGCTCACCACCGGCGGCACCAGGATGGTCCGCTGCTCCCAGCCGTGGGTGGAGCCCGCTCGGGGCGCGGGCGCGTGGCACACCTGGCTGGAACGCGCCGTCAGCGGTCGCACGCCCTACGCCGCCGTGGACTGA